From Bufo gargarizans isolate SCDJY-AF-19 chromosome 10, ASM1485885v1, whole genome shotgun sequence, the proteins below share one genomic window:
- the LOC122920926 gene encoding uncharacterized protein LOC122920926, with translation MATSSETLFHIDRELMDLHRKEAIERAPDYSGGVLSTIFLVHKKGGQMRPVINLRPLNRFVRYRHFKMEGIHLLRDLLLKGDWMVKLDLKDAYLTVPVEESSRDLLRFKWKGEIWRFTCLPFGLSSAPWCFTKLMRPVVAWLRSRGIRLIIYLDDILLLAQDRQTLLSHLELTSSLLTGLGFLINYDKSVLTPARIMEFLGFSVDSVTETLSLPTTKIKEIRKELRRTLDMPRISLRHLARIIGLLSSSIQAVFPAPLHYRALQRLKTAHLHKGATYADFICLDDETRDEIHWWIGNLQAWNGKAICGPRPDFTVESDASLLGWGAHCEGISTGGRWSVEESPLHINALELLAGSFAIRSFAKDMTKVCIRLCMDNVSAVRYVNAMGGTHSPMLSHLARDFWSFCLNRELTVVAEYIPGLHNVQADWSSRYLKDTSDWRLDAQVFSTISSIWGPACIDLFASRLNKQLPRFFSWRPDPEAEAVDAFLQDWSEDLHYAFPPFSMIPRTLNQVRSQSAEIILIVPFWTTQSWFPNLLELLIFPPFLLPVYPDLLLGPEDAQHPLLLEGSLRLLACRVSGVPTKAMSFRNQLGDYWKSLGLLAPDGLIERPGDLGLVGAWTGVWIPFRPL, from the coding sequence ATGGCCACTTCATCAGAGACCCTCTTCCACATAGACAGGGAATTGATGGACCTACACAGAAAGGAGGCGATCGAACGTGCTCCAGATTACTCCGGAGGAGTTCTCAGCACTATCTTTCTGGTGCACAAGAAGGGCGGCCAGATGCGCCCAGTCATCAACCTACGCCCCCTAAACAGGTTTGTGCGATAtcgacacttcaagatggagggcatccatcttctcAGGGATCTCCTACTAAAAGGAGATTGGATGGTGAAACTCGACTTAAAGGACGCGTACCTCACCGTCCCTGTAGAGGAATCCTCCAGAGACCTGCTTCGCTTCAAATGGAAGGGAGAAATTTGGCGTTTCACTTGCCTCCCCTTCGGTCTTTCATCGGCtccatggtgtttcaccaaactcatgCGGCCGGTGGTAGCATGGCTCCGCAGTCGAGGAATTCGACTAAttatctacctggacgacatacttCTGCTGGCCCAGGACAGACAGACCCTTCTCTCACATCTGGAACTCACTTCAAGCCTATTAACCGGATTGGGATTCCTCATCAACTACGACAAGTCCGTTTTGACACCAGCACGGATAATGGAATTCCTAGGGTTTTCCGTGGATTCGGTAACAGAAACCCTCAGTCTTCCGACGACAAAGATCAAGGAGATTCGCAAGGAACTACGCAGAACGCTGGACATGCCCCGGATTTCCCTTCGACATCTGGCTCGAATCATCGGTCTTCTATCGTCCTCCATCCAGGCCGTTTTTCCAGCTCCTTTACACTACCGAGCCCTACAACGCCTGAAGACGGCGCATCTTCACAAAGGAGCCACCTACGCGGATTTTATTTGTCTGGACGACGAAACTCGGGACGAGATCCATTGGTGGATCGGCAATCTTCAAGCCTGGAACGGGAAGGCGATTTGCGGTCCCCGTCCGGATTTCACAGtagagtcggacgccagcctacttggttggggggcccactgcgaggGCATTTCGACCGGGGGTCGTTGGTCAGTAGAAGAGTCTCCTTTACACATCAACGCCTTGGAACTCCTGGCGGGCTCATTCGCTATTCGCAGTTTTGCGAAGGACATGACCAAGGTTTGCATTCGACTATGTATGGACAACGTCTCCGCTGTCCgttatgtcaatgccatgggcggtacccattctcccatgctgtctcATTTGGCCAGGGATTTCTGGTCTTTCTGTCTGAATCGGGAACTTACAGTGGTGGCGGAATACATCCCAGGACTACACAACGTTCAGGCGGACTGGAGCTCACGCTATCTCAAGGATACCAGCGACTGGAGATTAGATGCGCAGGTGTTTTCTACCATCTCCTCAATCTGGGGTCCTGCTTGCATCGATCTCTTCGCCTCCCGTTTGAACAAACAACTACCGAGGTtcttcagttggcgcccggatccaGAAGCGGAGGCTGTAGACGCATTCCTTCAAGATTGGTCAGAGGATCTTCACTACGCGTTTCCGCCGTTCTCAATGATTCCGAGAACCCTGAACCAGGTCCGCTCCCAATCAGCGGAGATCATCTTGATCGTTCCGTTCTGGACCACTCAGTCATGGTTTCCCAACCTTCTAGAACTtctcatcttccctccttttcttCTACCAGTCTACCCAGATCTCCTCTTAGGTCCGGAAGACGCTCAACATCCTCTCCTTCTGGAGGGTTCTCTCCGATTACTGGCGTGCAgagtttcaggcgttcctaccaaGGCTATGTCCTTTCGGAACCAACTTGGAGATTACTGGAAGAGTCTTGGGCTCCTGGCACCAGACGGGCTTATAGAGCGGCCTGGAGATCTTGGTCTAGTTGGTGCGTGGACCGGGgtctggatcccgtttcggccacTGTAA